The Methylocella silvestris BL2 DNA segment ATCGGCTATCACGTCACCGGCTTTCTTGGCGCCTTCCTCGCGTTTCTCGGCTTCTTCCTGCCTGCGGGCCTCATCTCTTTCGTCGGATCCCGGCTCTGGGACCATTTCGAGGGCTCGCCCTGGCGCCGCGCGCTTCAGGACGGCATGGCGCCGCTGGTGGTGGGGCTGATGATCGCCGGGGTGATCGCCATCGCGCGGACGGCGATCGACGGCTGGGCGACGATTGCGCTCGCCGTCGGGGCGTTTCTTGGCGTCGCCTTCGTCAAGCGGGTCAATCCATCTCTGTTCATTCTCGCCGGCGGTCTGATCGGCCTCGCCGCCCTGCGCTGAAGATTTTTATGTCCCCCGCGTCAGCCGCAGAAATTCTTCGCGGGTGCGGGGATCGTCGCGGATGACGCCGAGCAGGCGGCTGGTGATCAGCGTCGCGCCGATCGTATTGACCCCGCGCAGCGACATGCAGCTATGTTCGGCCTCGATGACGACGCCGACGCCCTGCGGCTCCAGAATATCCTGAATGGCGTCGGCGATCTCGGCAGTGAGTTTTTCCTGAATCTGCAGGCGGCGCGCGAAGCCATGAACGACGCGCGCCAGCTTGGAGATGCCGACGACCTTGTTGGTCGGCAGATAGCCGACATGGGCGCGGCCGAGCACCGGCAGCATGTGATGCTCGCAGAAGCTGACGACGCGGATGTCGCGCAAGACGACCAGTTCGTCATAACCGCCGACCTCCTCGAACGTCCGTTCGAGATAGGCGCGCGGATCGGCGACATAGCCGGAGAACAGTTCCCGATAGGAGCGCGCGACCCGCCGCGGGGTGTCGAGCAGCCCCTCCCGATCGGGATCGTCGCCGGCCCATTCGATGAGCACTCTCACGGCGGCTTCGGCGTCGGCCTCGGTCGGTTTCGCCATTCCTGTTTCTCCCTTGCAGCCAGACCCGCGTCGATCTTTATGCTGCGCCGCGCCCCGATGCGAAAGGGGAGATTGCCGGTTTGAGACCGAAAGCGTCGACAAAAGAACGGGCTAGGGACAGGAGCGCGCCGCCGCGGGCGGCTGCGACAACCGGCGCGGCTTGCAGAACGCGAGGCGTCAGTCCAGATTGCGCCACGCGTCGGAAGGTTTTGGCGATTGCGCGTCGAGTCGCGCAAGGCTCGCCCCCGCGCAATCGAACGCGCAGGAGATTTGCATGAAACGCCTGTCTGCGACGCTGGCTTTGGCGTTGCTCTCTTTGTCTGCCGGCCGCGCGATGGCCGAGGGCGCGCCAAAACTCGATGTCGCGCGATCCTGCAAGGAAGCCGGTGATTTTGGCGGCGGCGGCGACGCCAAGCTCGCCTTCAAAGGCTGCATGCAGGATGAAAACGACGCCTATGCGCAGCTGCAACGCGACTGGTCGCGCTACAAGCCGGAGACCCGCTCGACCTGCATCGCCCAGGGCATTTCGCCCATGCCGAGCTATGTCGAGATTTTGACCTGCATCGAGATGTACGACAATGTCGGCGCGCTGAATCGGCGGGGCGAACAGACGCGCCCGCTCGGGGGGGCGGCGCCGGGCCGACGCGCCGGCCGTCCCGCCCGACGCCGCGACGACGCCAAAATAAGCGCCACGAAAGCCAAGCGGAAAAGCTCCAACAGAAAGGGGCGAGAATGCATGGCATTCCCGCCCCAGTCCGGCTTCTACCCTTAAATCCTCTTGCGCGCTTTGCCTGCAGATCAGCCGTCCGAAGACGACCGCGTCATGAGAAGCGCCGCGGAGCGGCGCAAGCATGCAATCGGCGTCCTCCCAGGACTTGGACATAGCGCCGATTTACAGAACAGCGCGCGCATTTAGCGTGAGGCTAAATAGCCGATGCGTGACGCATTGTCACGTGTAATTCCGCTGCTGCGTTTCCGATTTGGAAAGTTTTTATGCATCCGTCGGCGCGCCGATCGGCGTGCGCGGATCGACCCCGTGGATGGATGTGGCCCAAGAGCCTCTGGTCACCAATAATTATGTCTGGTACCCGACAAAACTCTATCGTAAAATGAAAAATGGGCATATCTATCAATTGTCCAGAAGTGGATATCTGGGGAGCGTAGACGACCGAGGCAGATGCGCTCCGGGCGAGCGGGGGGCTCCCGACGTCAGCCCGCATTGCACGGATGGAAGCCAGGCTCAAAACCTGGCTTCCTTTCCGGGGCGCCTTTCACGTCGCGCGCCCAATGACGCCGGCGAAGTCGCGAGAGCAGGCGTCCTTCGACTCCCGACGCGAGCGCGGACGCGCTCTTTGCCCGCTTGATTTCGCTTCATCCGCTGCCGCCAAGCGGCTGAAAGCCAGCGCGCGACGTTTCGGCTTCGAATGAAGCGATCGGCAATCGCCGCCGCATTGAGGGCCGCATCGAGTTCATCGCCGAAAACGGCTTGAGACCAGCGCGAGGCTGGGAGGCGAGCGCCCCGCGAAGGATAGATAGGCCAGAGCCGATTCGCTCGTCGACCTTCCAAGCGTCAGCCGGCGAATCAAAAAGAACGGCGAGGGCCCGAGGAACTATGTCGGGTATCGTACATTGAGCAGGCGAACCTTTACAGTTGGGGACGCTGCACCGCCCTCGTCAGGAACGCTCGGGCCCCATGATGTCTCCTTACAAGTATTTTCAATCCGGGACAGTCGTTCTGATCGTCGAAGACGAGCCGTTGATCTTAATGAATGCGGTTTGCATTATCGAAGATGCCGGATTTACCGCTCTTGTTGCAGGAAACGCCGACGAGGCGATCCTGATTCTGGAGCAAAGGAC contains these protein-coding regions:
- a CDS encoding chromate transporter, coding for MQDQNLGVFGVFALLSVLAVGGGSAVLPEMKTLVVETHHWLNDDQFRDIYGLGQMAPGPNMLMVIVIGYHVTGFLGAFLAFLGFFLPAGLISFVGSRLWDHFEGSPWRRALQDGMAPLVVGLMIAGVIAIARTAIDGWATIALAVGAFLGVAFVKRVNPSLFILAGGLIGLAALR
- the folE gene encoding GTP cyclohydrolase I FolE; amino-acid sequence: MAKPTEADAEAAVRVLIEWAGDDPDREGLLDTPRRVARSYRELFSGYVADPRAYLERTFEEVGGYDELVVLRDIRVVSFCEHHMLPVLGRAHVGYLPTNKVVGISKLARVVHGFARRLQIQEKLTAEIADAIQDILEPQGVGVVIEAEHSCMSLRGVNTIGATLITSRLLGVIRDDPRTREEFLRLTRGT